CACCGGGCGATCCTCAGACGGCCAGACGCTTGCGGCCCTTGGCGCGGCGGGCGTTGATCACGGCACGGCCGCCGCGGGTCTTCATGCGGACCAGAAAACCGTGGGT
This region of Tepidimonas taiwanensis genomic DNA includes:
- the rpmH gene encoding 50S ribosomal protein L34 — its product is MKRTYQPSKVRRARTHGFLVRMKTRGGRAVINARRAKGRKRLAV